A window of the Juglans microcarpa x Juglans regia isolate MS1-56 chromosome 5D, Jm3101_v1.0, whole genome shotgun sequence genome harbors these coding sequences:
- the LOC121264375 gene encoding putative receptor-like protein kinase At4g00960 isoform X4, translating to MCYSNRLLLLGIVLLHFVTPTAQQYCYQTGNYTSNSTYRANLVGLLTSMSSNTKIDYGFYNFTAGENADKVNAIALCRGDVTPDECRSCINSTSQELLQSCPNQKEAIQWYDKCSVRYSNRSIFGVMEEQPMFAFYNTQNASDVEGFNNVLRPLLDRLRKSAAFGNSTRKFALGSEKAPDFQTIYALLECTPDLASIDCNNCLERLAGYTSSCCNGRKVGGKFVTPSCDLRYEIYSFYDPAAESPPPSPPPTPIAQPVPPPPLQLLPPTQGKESNSSRTTIAIAVSVVVSAVLIFCMSCFYLFYLRVKKPRQKLESVDEISGADSLQFDIGTIKVATDNFSAANELGKGGFGIVYKGELPNGQEIAVKRLSKASQQGDPEFKNEVELVATLQHRNLVRLLGFCLEGKERLLVYEFVPNASLEKFIFDPNKSALMNWEMRNKIIEGIARGLLYLHEDSRLRIIHRDLKASNILLDAYMNPKISDFGTARLFVPDQTQGNTSKIVGTFGYMPPEYVMHGQFSVKSDVFSFGVLVLEIVSGKKNNSSFQGENEAGGLLSYAWKNWREGTTSNLVDATLKARSTTQIMRCIHIGLLCVQENVVDRPTMATVVLMFNSQSVTLPVPSRPAFLMHSTRSDVSSQSENGVGVTRPDRRRSRSVQASINEASISELDGR from the exons ATGTGTTATTCAAATCGACTTTTGTTGCTCGGCATCGTTCTCTTACATTTTGTTACTCCCACGGCTCAGCAGTACTGTTATCAAACTGGTAACTACACCAGCAACAGTACCTACAGGGCAAACCTCGTTGGCCTCCTTACCTCCATGTCTTCTAACACGAAGATCGATTATGGATTTTATAATTTCACCGCCGGAGAAAATGCCGACAAAGTGAACGCGATTGCACTTTGTAGAGGAGACGTTACGCCGGATGAGTGTCGTAGTTGTATCAATTCGACAAGTCAAGAACTCTTACAGTCTTGTCCCAACCAGAAGGAGGCAATCCAATGGTACGATAAATGTTCTGTACGATACTCAAACAGATCTATATTTGGCGTTATGGAAGAGCAGCCTATGTTTGCTTTTTATAACACACAAAACGCATCCGACGTAGAAGGGTTCAACAACGTGCTAAGACCCCTGCTAGATAGGCTAAGAAAAAGCGCCGCATTTGGAAATTCTACTCGCAAGTTCGCTCTGGGAAGCGAGAAAGCCCCAGACTTCCAAACAATCTATGCACTTTTGGAGTGTACTCCTGATTTGGCCTCGATTGACTGCAACAACTGCCTAGAGCGGTTGGCTGGATATACGTCATCTTGTTGTAATGGCCGAAAGGTAGGAGGAAAATTTGTAACACCCAGTTGTGATTTAAGGTATGAGATATACAGTTTCTATGACCCTGCAGCTGAGTCACCACCTCCGTCGCCTCCGCCAACGCCTATAGCGCAGCCAGTTCCCCCCCCACCACTACAACTGCTTCCACCCACACAAG GGAAGGAAAGTAACTCATCAAGAACTACAATTGCTATAGCAGTGTCGGTTGTTGTTTCTGCTGTACTAATCTTCTGCATGTCATGTTTCTACCTCTTCTATTTAAGAGTGAAGAAGCCAAGGCAGAAACTTGAAA GCGTGGATGAAATTAGTGGTGCTGATTCCTTGCAATTTGACATCGGGACAATTAAAGTTGCTACGGACAACTTTTCTGCTGCAAACGAGCTTGGAAAAGGTGGATTTGGTATTGTTTACAAG GGTGAGCTTCCAAATGGACAAGAAATAGCTGTGAAGAGGTTGTCCAAAGCTTCTCAACAAGGAGATCCAGAATTTAAGAATGAGGTCGAGTTAGTGGCAACGCTTCAACACAGGAATTTGGTAAGGCTCCTAGGATTCTGTttggaaggaaaggaaagacTTCTAGTCTATGAATTTGTACCTAATGCAAGCCTTGAAAAGTTCATATTTG ATCCAAACAAGAGTGCACTAATGAATTGGGAAATGCGTAACAAAATTATAGAAGGCATAGCTCGAGGACTTCTTTACCTTCACGAAGATTCGCGACTTCGTATTATTCATCGTGATCTCAAGGCTAGCAACATTTTGTTAGATGCATATATGAATCCAAAGATTTCAGATTTCGGTACGGCAAGATTGTTTGTACCAGATCAAACTCAAGGCAATACGAGCAAAATTGTGGGGACCTT CGGATACATGCCTCCAGAATATGTAATGCACGGACAATTTTCAGTAAAATCTGATGTGTTTAGTTTTGGCGTGTTAGTTCTGGAGATAGTGAGcggtaaaaaaaataactctaGTTTTCAGGGAGAGAATGAAGCTGGCGGCCTTCTAAGTTAT GCATGGAAAAACTGGAGGGAGGGGACAACCTCAAATCTTGTAGATGCCACATTAAAGGCCAGGTCAACAACTCAAATAATGAGATGCATCCACATTGGATTATTATGTGTTCAAGAAAATGTGGTTGACAGACCAACCATGGCTACAGTCGTCCTCATGTTTAATAGCCAATCTGTTACTCTTCCAGTACCCTCGAGACCTGCATTTCTTATGCACAGCACTAGATCAGATGTGTCGTCCCAATCGGAGAATGGTGTTGGGGTAACAAGACCAGATAGGCGTCGAAGTAGATCTGTCCAAGCCTCAATAAATGAAGCTTCAATATCTGAGCTAGATGGTCGCTAA
- the LOC121264375 gene encoding putative receptor-like protein kinase At4g00960 isoform X2, with protein MCYSNRLLLLGIVLLHFVTPTAQQYCYQTGNYTSNSTYRANLVGLLTSMSSNTKIDYGFYNFTAGENADKVNAIALCRGDVTPDECRSCINSTSQELLQSCPNQKEAIQWYDKCSVRYSNRSIFGVMEEQPMFAFYNTQNASDVEGFNNVLRPLLDRLRKSAAFGNSTRKFALGSEKAPDFQTIYALLECTPDLASIDCNNCLERLAGYTSSCCNGRKVGGKFVTPSCDLRYEIYSFYDPAAESPPPSPPPTPIAQPVPPPPLQLLPPTQGTYGKESNSSRTTIAIAVSVVVSAVLIFCMSCFYLFYLRVKKPRQKLESVDEISGADSLQFDIGTIKVATDNFSAANELGKGGFGIVYKGELPNGQEIAVKRLSKASQQGDPEFKNEVELVATLQHRNLVRLLGFCLEGKERLLVYEFVPNASLEKFIFDPNKSALMNWEMRNKIIEGIARGLLYLHEDSRLRIIHRDLKASNILLDAYMNPKISDFGTARLFVPDQTQGNTSKIVGTFGYMPPEYVMHGQFSVKSDVFSFGVLVLEIVSGKKNNSSFQGENEAGGLLSYAWKNWREGTTSNLVDATLKARSTTQIMRCIHIGLLCVQENVVDRPTMATVVLMFNSQSVTLPVPSRPAFLMHSTRSDVSSQSENGVGVTRPDRRRSRSVQASINEASISELDGR; from the exons ATGTGTTATTCAAATCGACTTTTGTTGCTCGGCATCGTTCTCTTACATTTTGTTACTCCCACGGCTCAGCAGTACTGTTATCAAACTGGTAACTACACCAGCAACAGTACCTACAGGGCAAACCTCGTTGGCCTCCTTACCTCCATGTCTTCTAACACGAAGATCGATTATGGATTTTATAATTTCACCGCCGGAGAAAATGCCGACAAAGTGAACGCGATTGCACTTTGTAGAGGAGACGTTACGCCGGATGAGTGTCGTAGTTGTATCAATTCGACAAGTCAAGAACTCTTACAGTCTTGTCCCAACCAGAAGGAGGCAATCCAATGGTACGATAAATGTTCTGTACGATACTCAAACAGATCTATATTTGGCGTTATGGAAGAGCAGCCTATGTTTGCTTTTTATAACACACAAAACGCATCCGACGTAGAAGGGTTCAACAACGTGCTAAGACCCCTGCTAGATAGGCTAAGAAAAAGCGCCGCATTTGGAAATTCTACTCGCAAGTTCGCTCTGGGAAGCGAGAAAGCCCCAGACTTCCAAACAATCTATGCACTTTTGGAGTGTACTCCTGATTTGGCCTCGATTGACTGCAACAACTGCCTAGAGCGGTTGGCTGGATATACGTCATCTTGTTGTAATGGCCGAAAGGTAGGAGGAAAATTTGTAACACCCAGTTGTGATTTAAGGTATGAGATATACAGTTTCTATGACCCTGCAGCTGAGTCACCACCTCCGTCGCCTCCGCCAACGCCTATAGCGCAGCCAGTTCCCCCCCCACCACTACAACTGCTTCCACCCACACAAGGTACGTATG GGAAGGAAAGTAACTCATCAAGAACTACAATTGCTATAGCAGTGTCGGTTGTTGTTTCTGCTGTACTAATCTTCTGCATGTCATGTTTCTACCTCTTCTATTTAAGAGTGAAGAAGCCAAGGCAGAAACTTGAAA GCGTGGATGAAATTAGTGGTGCTGATTCCTTGCAATTTGACATCGGGACAATTAAAGTTGCTACGGACAACTTTTCTGCTGCAAACGAGCTTGGAAAAGGTGGATTTGGTATTGTTTACAAG GGTGAGCTTCCAAATGGACAAGAAATAGCTGTGAAGAGGTTGTCCAAAGCTTCTCAACAAGGAGATCCAGAATTTAAGAATGAGGTCGAGTTAGTGGCAACGCTTCAACACAGGAATTTGGTAAGGCTCCTAGGATTCTGTttggaaggaaaggaaagacTTCTAGTCTATGAATTTGTACCTAATGCAAGCCTTGAAAAGTTCATATTTG ATCCAAACAAGAGTGCACTAATGAATTGGGAAATGCGTAACAAAATTATAGAAGGCATAGCTCGAGGACTTCTTTACCTTCACGAAGATTCGCGACTTCGTATTATTCATCGTGATCTCAAGGCTAGCAACATTTTGTTAGATGCATATATGAATCCAAAGATTTCAGATTTCGGTACGGCAAGATTGTTTGTACCAGATCAAACTCAAGGCAATACGAGCAAAATTGTGGGGACCTT CGGATACATGCCTCCAGAATATGTAATGCACGGACAATTTTCAGTAAAATCTGATGTGTTTAGTTTTGGCGTGTTAGTTCTGGAGATAGTGAGcggtaaaaaaaataactctaGTTTTCAGGGAGAGAATGAAGCTGGCGGCCTTCTAAGTTAT GCATGGAAAAACTGGAGGGAGGGGACAACCTCAAATCTTGTAGATGCCACATTAAAGGCCAGGTCAACAACTCAAATAATGAGATGCATCCACATTGGATTATTATGTGTTCAAGAAAATGTGGTTGACAGACCAACCATGGCTACAGTCGTCCTCATGTTTAATAGCCAATCTGTTACTCTTCCAGTACCCTCGAGACCTGCATTTCTTATGCACAGCACTAGATCAGATGTGTCGTCCCAATCGGAGAATGGTGTTGGGGTAACAAGACCAGATAGGCGTCGAAGTAGATCTGTCCAAGCCTCAATAAATGAAGCTTCAATATCTGAGCTAGATGGTCGCTAA